The Carnobacterium sp. 17-4 genome has a window encoding:
- a CDS encoding DEAD/DEAH box helicase: MLFNELELNQHLLHALKEAGYTKATPIQEDAIPHLMNNKDLLGCAQTGTGKTAAFALPILQNIMEEKTIGKGAIKALILAPTRELAIQIGDSFQTYAKYLPLNIQVIFGGVSQNPQTATLKRGTDILVATPGRLLDLIRQGFVKLNQVDFFVLDEADMMLDMGMLRDVRHIIRELPKKRQSMFFSATMPSEIEKLAGTILSNPVKVVVNPVSSTVEVIQQNVYRVAKTDKTNLLIYLLKNKQVERSLVFSRTKHGANKIVKKLLQAGFSAEAIHGNKSQNARQQALENFKTMKTSVLVATDIAARGIDVPELSQVIQFDLPEVPETYVHRIGRTGRAGLSGKAISFCDETESDLLRDIEKLSKRKVPVIKDHPYLLKEGTQAPTQQARKAVATRNSGTRAKSKQVRRGGQKAAQRPRVQTKNR, translated from the coding sequence TTGTTATTTAATGAATTAGAATTGAACCAACACCTATTGCACGCACTGAAAGAAGCAGGCTATACGAAAGCAACACCTATCCAAGAGGATGCCATTCCGCATCTGATGAACAACAAGGACTTGTTGGGTTGTGCCCAGACCGGTACTGGTAAGACAGCTGCCTTTGCCTTACCCATCCTTCAAAATATTATGGAAGAAAAAACAATTGGAAAAGGTGCCATCAAAGCCTTAATCCTTGCTCCTACACGTGAGCTTGCCATACAAATCGGTGATAGTTTCCAAACATACGCTAAATACCTTCCATTGAATATCCAAGTAATTTTTGGTGGCGTTTCGCAGAATCCTCAGACAGCCACGCTGAAACGCGGAACGGATATCCTAGTCGCGACGCCAGGCAGACTATTGGACCTTATCAGACAAGGATTTGTCAAGCTGAACCAGGTTGATTTCTTCGTCTTGGACGAAGCCGATATGATGTTGGATATGGGGATGCTACGTGATGTACGCCATATTATCCGAGAATTGCCTAAGAAACGTCAAAGCATGTTCTTTTCAGCAACGATGCCGAGTGAAATCGAAAAACTTGCAGGAACCATTTTATCAAACCCGGTAAAAGTGGTGGTCAATCCGGTTTCATCAACTGTTGAAGTCATCCAACAGAATGTTTATCGAGTAGCCAAGACCGACAAAACTAACCTACTTATCTATCTCTTGAAGAATAAGCAGGTTGAGCGCTCCCTAGTCTTCTCCAGAACCAAGCATGGTGCCAACAAAATTGTCAAAAAACTTTTGCAAGCGGGTTTCTCCGCCGAAGCGATTCACGGCAACAAGTCTCAGAATGCGCGTCAGCAAGCTTTAGAAAACTTCAAGACCATGAAAACTAGCGTTCTAGTAGCGACAGATATCGCAGCCCGTGGTATCGATGTGCCTGAGCTTTCGCAAGTTATCCAATTTGACTTGCCTGAAGTTCCAGAAACCTACGTTCACCGTATCGGCCGTACAGGACGCGCAGGGCTAAGTGGAAAAGCTATCTCTTTCTGTGATGAAACAGAATCAGACTTGTTGCGCGACATTGAAAAACTTAGTAAGAGGAAAGTTCCAGTCATAAAAGATCATCCTTATCTTTTGAAAGAAGGCACTCAAGCACCAACACAGCAGGCGAGAAAAGCTGTTGCCACGCGCAATAGTGGAACACGCGCTAAAAGTAAACAAGTTCGAAGAGGAGGTCAAAAAGCCGCACAAAGACCTCGTGTACAAACGAAAAACAGGTAA
- a CDS encoding ABC transporter ATP-binding protein, with protein MNLTIDNVSVSIASQKIIEGISLQVNKNQFVGVIGPNGCGKSTLLKSVSKLLEPSKGVITLGDENVQELSNKQLAKKLGVVGQFHEINFDFSIRDMLLLGRSPYKGLMERDNALDYEIVEQVLLQLDLGKIADRSFLSLSGGEKQRVILGRTLVQQPKFLVLDEPTNHLDIKHQLSILRTVASLPIGVLAALHDLNLAARFTDYLYAMKDGRIIKEGRPEEVLTEAVIKELYEVDCHTYVNPISGKQTIEFL; from the coding sequence ATGAACTTAACGATTGATAACGTATCGGTATCTATTGCCTCTCAGAAGATTATAGAAGGTATTTCCTTACAGGTTAATAAGAATCAGTTTGTAGGTGTAATTGGACCGAATGGCTGTGGGAAATCAACTTTATTGAAAAGTGTTTCTAAACTACTTGAACCCAGTAAGGGAGTCATTACTCTGGGTGACGAAAATGTTCAAGAGCTTTCAAATAAACAGCTCGCAAAAAAATTAGGTGTCGTGGGACAGTTTCACGAAATCAATTTTGATTTTTCCATCCGTGATATGTTATTGCTCGGACGCTCACCATACAAAGGTTTAATGGAGCGAGACAATGCTTTAGATTATGAAATTGTTGAACAGGTTCTTCTCCAACTAGACTTGGGAAAAATCGCGGATAGGAGTTTTTTATCACTATCCGGTGGAGAAAAACAGCGCGTTATATTAGGGAGAACCTTGGTCCAACAACCTAAATTTTTAGTTTTAGATGAGCCCACCAATCATTTGGATATCAAACATCAATTGAGTATTTTAAGAACAGTCGCTTCCTTGCCTATTGGTGTATTAGCAGCTTTACATGATTTGAATCTAGCTGCACGCTTTACGGATTACTTGTATGCGATGAAAGATGGACGGATCATTAAAGAGGGAAGACCTGAAGAAGTGTTAACAGAAGCGGTCATTAAAGAATTGTATGAAGTGGATTGTCACACTTACGTTAACCCTATTTCAGGTAAACAAACCATTGAATTTCTATAA
- a CDS encoding ABC transporter ATP-binding protein, whose product MHLFFTFLKKNKLLVLATSSLILLQSVATLFIPYLIAQLIDKGILEKNTSVVSSIGVQMLLTILIGAVVGVLGSYYTSEIASRFGKETRKKLFRKIQDLSLNDTNKIGVASLVTRTSSDVVNIQEVTLSLFQMVLPSPFMAVISIVLAYRISPIMMVIPLVSILIFIGVITAVMFKSTRLINNIQKKMDKMTMLVRQFFKGVKIIRAFDNAEYEKNKVDGSFNDFAANMIRINKYFAFLTPVAFSLNALTMIPIIWVGSSLVAENSIQVGSITAVIGYSVITMSSFIMTALIMFNIPRAIASLNRLQEVLTLQPEVEDEIQLNEKVDVTVQPALSFENVTFKYQGADKSVLEDMDFSINTGEVLAIVGGTGSGKSTIAKILLRFNDIQKGRILIHGTDISKLSQKDLRSLISYVPQRAFLFSGTIQDNILDGNKEATIDELRHAAQVAQSLPFIEEQDQQFNALVAQGGTNFSGGQKQRLAIARALIKKSQIYVFDDSFSALDYKTDAKLRAALKPELKDAVTLIIAQRISTIIDADQIIVLNEGKIVGKGTHSELIEKNPVYQELARSQNMQSKSEVTENV is encoded by the coding sequence ATGCATTTATTTTTTACATTTTTAAAGAAAAACAAACTGCTTGTCCTCGCTACAAGTAGCTTAATTTTACTTCAATCAGTAGCAACTCTATTCATTCCTTATTTAATCGCTCAACTCATTGATAAAGGCATTTTAGAAAAAAATACCAGCGTCGTTTCTTCTATTGGAGTCCAGATGTTGCTTACTATACTTATAGGTGCCGTTGTTGGAGTGCTTGGAAGTTACTATACTTCTGAAATTGCTTCACGTTTTGGAAAAGAAACACGTAAAAAACTATTTAGAAAAATACAAGATTTGTCACTAAATGACACTAATAAAATTGGTGTGGCCTCTTTAGTCACGAGAACGTCTAGTGATGTTGTCAATATTCAAGAAGTCACTTTGTCTCTCTTTCAAATGGTTTTACCAAGTCCATTTATGGCAGTCATTTCTATAGTATTGGCTTATCGGATTTCCCCTATTATGATGGTCATTCCACTTGTATCCATTCTTATTTTTATCGGTGTGATTACTGCCGTGATGTTCAAATCTACTCGCTTGATTAATAACATCCAGAAAAAGATGGATAAAATGACGATGCTTGTTAGACAATTTTTTAAAGGCGTAAAAATTATTCGTGCGTTTGATAATGCAGAATATGAAAAGAATAAAGTTGATGGTAGTTTTAATGATTTTGCTGCTAACATGATTCGGATCAATAAGTACTTTGCCTTTCTAACACCTGTTGCTTTTAGCCTGAACGCCCTTACGATGATCCCTATTATTTGGGTGGGCAGTTCATTAGTTGCAGAAAACAGCATTCAAGTAGGTTCCATTACTGCCGTTATAGGGTACTCAGTCATCACAATGTCTTCATTTATCATGACCGCTTTGATCATGTTTAATATACCAAGAGCAATCGCATCATTAAATAGACTTCAAGAAGTACTGACGCTTCAGCCAGAAGTGGAAGATGAAATTCAGTTAAACGAAAAAGTAGATGTTACTGTGCAGCCTGCTTTGTCATTTGAAAATGTAACGTTTAAGTACCAAGGTGCTGACAAATCAGTCTTAGAAGACATGGATTTTTCCATCAATACAGGTGAAGTATTGGCTATCGTTGGTGGAACGGGCTCCGGTAAAAGTACGATTGCTAAAATCCTTTTACGGTTCAATGACATTCAAAAGGGTCGCATTTTGATACACGGTACAGATATCAGCAAACTTTCTCAAAAAGACCTTCGTTCATTGATCAGCTACGTCCCACAACGAGCATTTCTATTTAGTGGAACCATCCAGGATAATATTTTAGATGGAAATAAAGAAGCTACGATTGACGAATTGAGACATGCTGCTCAGGTTGCTCAATCCTTACCGTTTATAGAAGAACAGGATCAGCAATTTAATGCCTTGGTAGCTCAAGGAGGAACCAATTTTTCTGGCGGACAAAAACAACGTTTGGCAATCGCACGTGCATTGATAAAGAAATCTCAGATTTATGTATTTGACGATAGTTTTTCGGCACTGGATTATAAAACAGATGCGAAACTAAGAGCCGCTTTAAAACCAGAATTGAAAGATGCGGTAACGTTGATCATTGCCCAAAGAATCAGCACGATCATTGATGCCGATCAAATCATCGTCTTAAATGAAGGTAAAATTGTGGGTAAAGGAACCCATTCAGAATTAATTGAAAAAAATCCTGTCTATCAAGAATTAGCTAGATCTCAAAATATGCAGTCTAAAAGTGAGGTGACAGAAAATGTCTAA
- a CDS encoding FecCD family ABC transporter permease, producing the protein MNHIDKQRKLFYMCLLLFTVLIIFSVGIGVAVGQVAVPLKESFQILLKNLSGGMIDNLPGGSSDSFENIIWQIRFPRVLLAMLTGMGLSLAGAVMQTTVQNPLADPYILGISSGASLGATFAIMIGFGGTSILAQFGLSFWAFLGAVTAALLVLLLSNATGQMNSIKLILSGMVLNALFTAFSNFIIYIANDAEGIRSVTFWMMGSLVGASWSKLPLIATVVLVCLLFFLTQIRTLNLMLLGDESAITLGVNLKFHRKLYLIITSVLTGVIVANTGMIGFVGLIIPHIVRGIVGSNHRYFLPLSVFSGSLFMVWCDILSRIILPTVELPIGILTSLIGAPLFIYIFVKKGYEFGG; encoded by the coding sequence ATGAACCACATCGATAAACAGCGCAAATTATTTTATATGTGTTTACTCCTATTTACTGTATTGATTATTTTTTCGGTTGGGATTGGTGTCGCGGTCGGACAAGTCGCAGTGCCTTTAAAAGAGTCTTTTCAAATACTGCTTAAAAATTTGTCAGGGGGAATGATTGATAACTTACCGGGAGGTTCTTCTGATTCTTTTGAAAATATTATCTGGCAGATTCGTTTTCCGAGAGTACTCTTAGCGATGCTCACGGGTATGGGATTATCCTTAGCCGGTGCGGTCATGCAGACAACGGTCCAGAACCCACTTGCAGATCCATATATTTTAGGTATTTCGTCTGGAGCCTCTCTAGGTGCGACGTTTGCTATCATGATCGGATTTGGTGGAACCAGTATATTGGCTCAGTTTGGTTTATCTTTTTGGGCATTTTTAGGTGCTGTGACTGCTGCTCTTCTGGTCTTACTCTTGTCTAATGCTACTGGACAAATGAATTCGATTAAATTGATCTTATCTGGGATGGTATTAAATGCTCTTTTTACTGCCTTTTCCAATTTTATTATTTATATCGCCAATGATGCGGAAGGGATTCGTTCAGTCACTTTTTGGATGATGGGAAGTTTAGTAGGAGCAAGTTGGTCGAAGCTTCCTTTGATAGCCACAGTTGTCTTGGTATGTTTGCTCTTTTTCTTAACCCAAATACGGACGTTGAATCTTATGTTGTTAGGCGATGAGTCAGCCATTACGCTTGGAGTAAATTTGAAATTTCACCGCAAATTGTATCTCATTATTACTTCGGTTTTAACGGGGGTCATTGTGGCAAATACTGGAATGATTGGATTTGTAGGGTTGATAATACCACATATTGTTCGTGGGATAGTTGGGTCAAATCATCGGTACTTTTTACCATTATCGGTTTTTTCGGGTTCTTTGTTTATGGTATGGTGCGATATCTTGTCTCGTATTATCCTGCCAACGGTTGAACTGCCTATTGGTATTTTGACCTCTTTAATTGGTGCACCACTGTTCATTTATATTTTTGTGAAAAAAGGCTACGAGTTTGGAGGGTAA
- a CDS encoding MerR family transcriptional regulator → MEKEYLTISQFSVLSGISRKTLIYYDKINLFSPKMVTDKRYRMYEEKQLDTISVIYILRELGKPINEIKIYLQERTPEKMLSLFQEEQKQIDKKISTLQQYKDMLEKRIELTKLADVITVGKLTFIQQEKKPILIGKKINQQYNEALIDFYSLIDQQHIVQGFPIGAIIGKNELAKGEFSNFSYFYINKSTEDKNQVSIKPEGCYAVMYDYCDYNKTGKLYQKMLDGLAKKGYEIDGDAYEEYIIDEVAEKNPEKYLVKVMIKVKK, encoded by the coding sequence ATGGAAAAGGAATATCTAACCATTAGTCAGTTTTCAGTTTTATCTGGAATTAGTCGAAAGACCCTTATTTATTATGACAAAATCAATTTGTTCTCACCTAAAATGGTTACAGATAAAAGGTATCGAATGTATGAAGAAAAACAATTAGATACCATTAGTGTGATCTATATTTTAAGAGAATTAGGGAAACCAATTAATGAAATAAAAATCTATTTACAAGAACGAACTCCAGAAAAAATGCTGTCATTATTTCAAGAAGAACAAAAACAGATTGATAAAAAAATTAGTACGTTACAGCAATACAAAGATATGTTGGAAAAAAGAATAGAGTTAACAAAATTGGCAGATGTAATAACTGTAGGAAAACTAACCTTTATCCAGCAAGAAAAGAAGCCGATACTAATCGGTAAAAAAATAAATCAACAATACAATGAAGCCCTTATTGATTTTTATTCACTTATTGACCAACAACACATTGTCCAAGGTTTTCCAATAGGAGCGATTATTGGGAAAAATGAATTGGCCAAGGGAGAGTTTTCAAATTTTAGTTATTTCTATATCAATAAATCGACTGAAGATAAAAATCAGGTAAGTATAAAACCTGAAGGATGTTATGCAGTTATGTATGATTATTGTGATTACAATAAAACAGGAAAACTATATCAAAAAATGTTGGATGGTCTAGCAAAAAAGGGTTATGAGATTGATGGGGACGCCTATGAAGAATACATTATTGATGAAGTGGCAGAAAAAAATCCAGAAAAGTATTTGGTGAAGGTAATGATTAAAGTAAAAAAATAA
- a CDS encoding SRPBCC family protein, whose product MTADVMLDFQYASSINQVWKALTVSDLLEQWIWANDFKPVVGHTFQFKSEPNEYWDGIVNGEVLEVDEPKKLSYTWASAGETTTVVWTLTENTDGKTDLHFEMSGFSEETKATPGAIEGAVHSWTEFGNNLKTVLEK is encoded by the coding sequence ATGACAGCAGATGTAATGTTAGATTTTCAATATGCAAGTTCAATTAACCAAGTATGGAAGGCATTAACAGTATCGGATCTTCTGGAACAGTGGATATGGGCAAACGATTTCAAACCAGTTGTAGGACACACTTTTCAATTTAAATCTGAACCAAATGAATATTGGGATGGCATTGTTAACGGAGAAGTACTCGAAGTAGATGAACCGAAAAAATTATCTTATACTTGGGCAAGTGCAGGAGAAACAACAACCGTTGTATGGACTTTAACAGAGAATACAGATGGAAAGACAGATTTACATTTTGAGATGTCTGGTTTTAGTGAAGAAACTAAAGCAACTCCTGGTGCCATTGAAGGAGCTGTACACAGCTGGACTGAATTTGGTAATAACTTGAAGACAGTGTTAGAGAAATAA
- a CDS encoding ABC transporter substrate-binding protein has protein sequence MTILKIIKYIGLVTAATLLLGACGQKDAAEEQTTINEQSTEQTEKTSFPLTLDNYTASSEGAVFSKKEITYEFRPKSIVANNQGTAELLIQLGLAEDIVGVAALYGEGDEMVSEVFSSIPVLSEGYVGKELVVGADPDIVVGRGQLFANAEWGTGTVEELNDVGIQTYIQATSTTGATFEDIYTDIDQLGKLFTVEEKAQQFSTDVQTRMDAIVAAIPDKQETLDYAYIFGAEGTNVDIYGGAADTYLNDALSYMSLENTFADATGEISVEALLEADPDILLLVNYTGGRDPKESLADLKANDALSSLTAIKEDRIYIIDYNQFWSYGYQILTGMEQLSAEMQSKN, from the coding sequence ATGACTATACTAAAAATAATAAAATATATAGGACTGGTTACAGCCGCAACTTTACTATTAGGTGCGTGTGGACAAAAAGATGCTGCAGAAGAACAGACAACTATTAACGAACAGTCTACAGAACAGACAGAAAAAACATCTTTTCCATTAACGTTGGATAATTACACTGCGTCGTCAGAAGGCGCAGTGTTTTCAAAAAAAGAAATAACGTACGAATTCAGACCGAAATCGATTGTTGCCAATAATCAAGGAACAGCGGAGTTGCTGATCCAACTTGGATTAGCTGAAGACATTGTTGGCGTAGCGGCCTTATACGGTGAAGGTGATGAAATGGTATCTGAGGTTTTCTCTAGCATTCCTGTTTTGTCAGAAGGATATGTTGGAAAAGAATTAGTTGTAGGTGCTGATCCGGATATTGTTGTGGGACGTGGGCAATTGTTTGCCAATGCCGAATGGGGAACGGGGACAGTGGAAGAATTGAATGACGTGGGTATTCAGACGTATATTCAAGCGACATCAACGACTGGTGCAACTTTTGAGGATATCTATACAGATATTGATCAGTTAGGAAAATTATTTACAGTTGAAGAGAAGGCACAACAATTTTCAACGGATGTGCAAACGCGAATGGATGCAATCGTTGCAGCCATTCCGGATAAACAGGAAACACTTGATTATGCCTATATTTTTGGGGCAGAAGGTACTAATGTAGATATTTACGGTGGTGCAGCAGACACTTACTTAAACGATGCATTAAGCTACATGAGTTTAGAAAATACATTTGCAGATGCAACGGGAGAAATCAGTGTAGAAGCCTTATTGGAAGCTGATCCAGACATATTATTGCTAGTTAACTATACGGGTGGACGCGATCCAAAAGAGAGCTTAGCTGATTTGAAAGCAAATGACGCACTTTCAAGTCTGACAGCGATCAAAGAAGACCGTATCTATATTATTGATTACAATCAGTTCTGGAGTTACGGGTATCAAATTTTAACCGGTATGGAGCAACTCAGTGCTGAAATGCAGTCAAAAAATTAA
- a CDS encoding ABC transporter ATP-binding protein, with product MSKKEQVLLEELDSEKPKNLKKAVHYFFELLMLQKKKTIPAILSNIIGTLAYVSIPLVTAQAIDGLIEAVRSPGASMMESIRAAITGPLLILLFIAGITFVCNYFQEYLIATVSEEASLTLRKKITAKLNKLPLNFYDQTQVGDLLSRTTADADKVANFIIMSFNQFISSIIIVVAGLSLMIYVSGRLSLIIIFMILINIIVTKVISKKNQTLFGDNMYTLGKLSGATEEYYSGTTIIKAFNKQEEVIQKANQLIDDQYKAHKKAQFVNFAIYPIMRSITQLAYISSALMGATLAIQGTITIGLLQAFLQYVNQISDPITEASYVVNMLQGCLAAIERIYEVLDEENEVPDIQKANVIDNPLGQIEFSHVSFGYNKNQLIMKDVNFIAEPQKTIAIVGPTGAGKTTLVNLLMRFYEINSGSILFDGIDTSTLTRHDLRKQFGMVLQDTWLFEGTIAENISYGKKDATREEVIAAAKKAQCDSFIQTLPEGYDTIISSENNMISQGQQQLLTIARTILSDPKVMILDEATSSIDTKTEIKIQQAIDHLMLDRTSFVIAHRLSTIKNADLILVMDKGNIIETGSHHELLEKDGFYADLYQSQFQSA from the coding sequence ATGTCTAAAAAAGAACAAGTGCTTTTAGAAGAACTAGACTCAGAAAAACCAAAAAATCTAAAAAAAGCCGTTCACTATTTTTTCGAACTGCTAATGCTCCAAAAAAAGAAAACCATTCCAGCTATTCTTTCAAACATCATTGGCACATTAGCCTATGTCTCGATTCCTTTAGTTACAGCTCAAGCTATTGATGGACTAATTGAAGCTGTAAGATCACCGGGTGCTTCAATGATGGAAAGTATTCGAGCTGCGATCACGGGACCTCTTTTAATATTATTGTTCATTGCTGGAATCACGTTTGTTTGTAATTACTTCCAGGAATATTTAATCGCCACTGTCAGCGAAGAAGCCAGTCTAACCTTACGCAAGAAAATAACAGCTAAACTAAATAAATTGCCATTAAATTTTTACGATCAAACGCAAGTGGGCGATCTATTAAGTCGAACAACAGCCGATGCGGATAAAGTAGCGAACTTTATTATTATGAGTTTTAATCAATTTATTAGTTCAATCATCATTGTCGTTGCTGGGTTGAGTCTAATGATTTATGTTAGCGGACGTTTATCCTTGATTATTATTTTTATGATCCTGATCAACATTATCGTCACGAAAGTTATTTCTAAAAAAAATCAAACGTTATTTGGCGACAATATGTATACCTTAGGAAAATTGAGTGGCGCTACGGAGGAATATTATTCTGGAACCACGATTATTAAAGCTTTTAATAAACAAGAAGAAGTCATTCAAAAAGCCAATCAATTAATCGACGACCAGTATAAAGCTCATAAAAAGGCCCAATTTGTTAACTTCGCGATTTACCCTATCATGAGAAGCATTACTCAATTAGCGTATATCAGCAGTGCGTTAATGGGTGCTACTTTAGCCATCCAAGGAACGATAACGATTGGATTGCTTCAAGCATTTCTACAATACGTTAATCAAATTTCAGACCCTATTACAGAAGCTTCTTACGTCGTAAACATGCTTCAAGGTTGTTTAGCTGCCATTGAACGGATTTATGAAGTTTTAGATGAAGAAAATGAAGTTCCAGATATCCAAAAGGCTAATGTGATTGATAATCCACTTGGTCAAATCGAATTTTCTCATGTCAGCTTTGGCTACAACAAAAACCAATTGATTATGAAAGACGTTAATTTTATTGCAGAACCCCAAAAGACGATTGCTATCGTAGGTCCTACAGGTGCTGGAAAAACAACGCTTGTAAACTTATTGATGCGTTTCTATGAAATTAATAGTGGTTCTATTTTATTTGATGGAATCGACACGAGCACCCTAACCAGACATGATCTAAGAAAACAGTTTGGTATGGTATTGCAAGATACGTGGTTGTTTGAAGGAACCATTGCTGAAAATATCAGTTATGGAAAGAAAGACGCTACTCGAGAAGAAGTTATTGCCGCAGCTAAAAAAGCGCAGTGTGACTCGTTTATCCAAACGTTACCGGAAGGTTATGATACGATTATTTCGAGTGAAAACAATATGATTTCTCAAGGTCAACAGCAATTGTTAACCATTGCTCGGACCATTTTATCAGATCCGAAAGTCATGATTTTAGATGAAGCAACTTCCAGTATCGATACTAAAACGGAAATTAAAATCCAACAAGCAATCGATCATCTCATGTTGGACAGAACCAGCTTTGTGATTGCCCATCGATTGTCGACGATTAAAAATGCAGATCTTATTTTAGTTATGGACAAAGGGAATATTATTGAAACTGGAAGCCACCATGAATTGTTAGAAAAAGACGGCTTCTATGCTGATCTTTATCAAAGCCAATTCCAATCAGCATAA
- the sufB gene encoding Fe-S cluster assembly protein SufB, whose translation MGEVPERENYQFGFHDDVESVYTTGKGHSEATVREISKRKQEPAWMLDYRLRAYNHFNKRPMPEWGADLSEIDFDNITYYKTVSNQPERSWEDVPDKVKETFERIGIPEAERKYLAGAGAQYESEVVYHNMKEEFEKMGIVFTDTDSALKEYPEIFKEHFGTVVPATDNKLAALNSAVWSGGTFIYVPKGVRCDVPLQMYFRINDEAMGQFERTLIVVDEGASVHYVEGCTAPTFSSSSLHAAIVEIIVKKDAYCRYTTIQNWSNNVYNLVTKRAVAEEGATMEWIDGNLGAKTTMKYPSILLNGRGARGTMLSIAMAGAGQNQDTGAKMIHNAPNTSSSIVSKSIAKDGGEVNYRGQVTFGKNSDGSISHIECDTIIMDDLSKSDTIPFNEIHNGNVSLEHEAKVSKISEEQLYYLMSRGLTEQEATEMIIMGFVEPFSKELPMEYAVELNRLIAYEMEGSVG comes from the coding sequence ATGGGAGAAGTACCAGAACGCGAGAATTACCAATTCGGCTTTCATGATGACGTGGAGTCTGTTTATACAACAGGTAAAGGACATTCTGAAGCAACCGTTCGAGAAATTTCAAAACGCAAACAAGAGCCAGCCTGGATGTTGGATTACCGTTTGAGAGCCTACAATCATTTCAATAAACGACCGATGCCTGAATGGGGAGCGGATCTATCAGAAATCGACTTTGATAACATCACTTATTACAAAACCGTCAGCAATCAACCAGAACGCAGTTGGGAAGATGTACCCGATAAAGTCAAAGAAACCTTTGAACGCATTGGGATCCCAGAGGCTGAACGCAAATATTTAGCGGGCGCCGGAGCACAGTACGAATCCGAAGTGGTTTACCACAATATGAAAGAAGAATTTGAAAAAATGGGGATCGTCTTTACCGATACTGATTCAGCGCTAAAAGAATACCCAGAAATCTTCAAAGAACATTTTGGAACTGTCGTACCCGCAACCGACAACAAACTAGCAGCTTTAAATTCAGCTGTATGGTCTGGTGGAACCTTTATTTATGTTCCAAAAGGCGTACGCTGTGATGTACCTTTGCAAATGTACTTCCGAATTAACGATGAAGCAATGGGCCAATTTGAACGCACGTTGATCGTCGTGGATGAAGGCGCAAGTGTGCATTATGTCGAAGGCTGTACGGCACCAACATTCTCATCCAGCAGTCTACACGCGGCAATCGTTGAGATTATCGTCAAAAAAGACGCTTACTGCCGCTACACGACGATTCAAAACTGGTCCAACAATGTATACAACTTAGTGACGAAACGCGCTGTAGCCGAAGAAGGAGCCACAATGGAGTGGATCGATGGCAACCTTGGAGCGAAAACCACGATGAAATACCCAAGCATCCTATTGAATGGTCGCGGAGCTAGAGGAACAATGTTGTCGATTGCAATGGCAGGAGCCGGACAAAACCAGGATACAGGCGCAAAAATGATTCATAATGCACCAAACACCTCCAGTTCGATCGTCTCAAAATCAATCGCTAAAGACGGTGGAGAAGTGAATTACCGCGGACAAGTGACATTTGGCAAAAACTCAGACGGATCCATCTCACATATCGAATGCGACACAATTATTATGGATGACTTATCCAAGTCCGATACGATTCCATTCAACGAGATTCATAACGGAAATGTCTCCCTAGAACACGAAGCCAAAGTCTCAAAAATCTCAGAAGAACAACTCTATTACCTGATGAGTCGCGGCTTGACAGAGCAAGAAGCAACTGAAATGATCATCATGGGCTTCGTCGAACCCTTCTCCAAAGAACTCCCAATGGAATACGCAGTTGAATTGAATCGTTTGATTGCTTATGAGATGGAAGGGTCTGTGGGGTAG
- a CDS encoding VOC family protein, producing the protein MSTMVFVNFPVSDLNRSTAFYEKLGFTKNNEFSSNEAAAMVWDDNFWIMLLNHEFYSRFLKDKTIANTQITSSALITFSLESADAVKKIAETAKANGGDFHKVEMGMSEDQMFLLEVQDPDGNTLEPSWMAM; encoded by the coding sequence ATGTCAACCATGGTTTTTGTAAATTTCCCTGTATCTGATCTCAATCGCTCTACTGCATTTTATGAAAAATTAGGTTTTACTAAAAATAACGAATTCTCAAGCAATGAAGCTGCCGCAATGGTTTGGGATGATAACTTTTGGATCATGCTGTTAAATCACGAATTTTATAGCCGTTTTCTTAAAGATAAAACAATTGCAAATACCCAAATCACTAGCAGCGCTCTAATTACATTCAGCCTGGAAAGTGCTGATGCCGTCAAAAAAATTGCTGAAACAGCAAAAGCCAATGGCGGTGATTTCCATAAAGTAGAAATGGGGATGTCTGAAGATCAAATGTTTTTACTTGAAGTACAAGATCCAGACGGAAATACCTTGGAGCCCAGTTGGATGGCTATGTAA